AAGccaattttaaaaatggaaacCAAACAAACCAGTTCAGTTAAAATCAGTTATCTAGAAGcattggtttggtttggttagCCATCACAGTTCTGCTTTTCATTTGGTCCAAAACTGAACCACAAACACTCCTAGCAACCAGCATTACAACATAAGTGGAACATAATAAGGAGGATTCACCTGGTGAGGCTAACACTAATCATGTCTAAGATGAAAAAACTTATACACTCAACTTGAAccaataaaagaataaaacgaAACTAAATGCCACAGATCAAAGAACATCTATGGACTCATAATCACATAAATAAATTTTGGTACTTTGTTCTCCAAGCAAGAGGAGGAGATTATACAATATTAGGCAAagggtttaaatcctattttgatACTTAAGCTTGTATGCTGatttcattttggaaatttCAAGCTTTCATTCCAGGATCTAAACTTTCCATGAGAAACTATTTAAGCCACtttcattaattattttgtaaaaacaATAACCATATGTTTCTTGAGCTGGACTGGCTTTTGAAAGTTGGACAAAACTTGAATAATAAAAGCATATCGATCAAAATAAGATAAGAATAAAACTTTAAATACCAAACAAGTACTCGAACCAAAATAAATGGATGTTATAATGTTAAAGAAATGGTCCTCTCCCCATCCGTAGAAGAAAATCAATCAGAAGTTATGTGATCTTACCCCTTCTCCTATGTCAGGACTCCGGATAATGCAAAGATAATTTTCATCCAAATTATCTTCTGATTGACAGGTAAAAACCCAAAGTGAATCAAATCTGTCCTTAGCTGCAATAGTTGTTCATGGGTGCATGGAATGGGTCACACATCTTCAAAGGTTTTCGTGAATGCATGGTAGAACCCTCCAAAATGGTTTCCACAGTTGAATTATTGAGAACACTCTCAGAGGTATTCACATAATCCATGggcaaacaacaacaaaaacaataGGTGCAGAAATCTCTTCAAGGTGTGTCTTCCCGTTGCAACCAATTGATATCCTGCTAAGTACAATTTTCAGAACATGATGAATAGTAACTCCAATATTAAAAAGTAAGATAGAAGTAAGAGAAACTGAAGGCTCCACAATACAAAAATGATCTTTGCAGTACTTTTTTCCACATAAACaaccataaaatattttcaaattcacttttaaaataatttttggaaaaagaaaaaactccaGAAATCTATTTTCTCCTATAAATTCCTACAACATATAATTGCCGGAGTTGAGCTTTACTAGTGTATTGCTCAGTGCCTGACTTGTACACTAACATAGACTTCTTTAGCTGAACGAGGCAAATTACTTGCTTTGAACTTCTATTCTTTTTTCATCATTCCAGTGAAAAACTATCTTTagttcaaaaaaataataataataattacaagGGTAGTGATAGGAACCAAATCGTTTAGAAGAGTTTTATTGATAATTCGATGAGCTACACAACTGAATATGCGATCAGGTAAACAATCTAGTAAACGATCAGTTACTCGATGCAAATAGCTAGGCTATCCTCTATACGATCGTTGCTATTCACTACGCGATTGTCTACTATTCACTgcacgatcgtctactcgatgagctagacgataagcaacaCGATTACAAAATCTTCCTAAAAGCAGTCTCCGTCTTCAGCTTCCTCTCACACGCGAGAGTTAAGCTTCCCCCACTCACAATTGCTCTGATTATCAAAAGTCCCCCCTCATTTCCCGCTTCCCCCTCCTTTTAAACAAAAGCCTTCTCCTAACCGAATTGAAGTCTTCACTAGTTGTAGTCCCCAACCCCCCTAACTATCGCAACTTCCTCTTTTCCCAAATTACCCTAGCAATACAATCGGAGGCCTAACAGGTAGTTTAAAGAAAACATCCCTAAACTTTGTTATTTACCGTTATTATATGGATGGAAATCATTTATCTATATCATGTCACCTCCCTCTTCTATACATTGAAGCAGGAAAGAGAGGAGAATGAAAGAGGTCGGTGAAATGGGCTCTAGATAAATAGTTTTCGTCCATATACTAATAGTAAGgccattttttacttttatttttaatgttaagggtattaatgcatttttttgaaagttatgcgataattttttaaatgaggTATTAATGGTTTCCATCCATATATTAAGCGTtagggtattttttaaactttttttttttttttttttttgaaagtataagggtGTCAATGAAACTTTGAAAATTTGGGGGCATATTTGAAACAAAGAACAAAGTTCAAAGTATTTTCCATAATTTAgcttaacaataataataaataattgctCTTTGGTTCCACATACTTAAGTTTAAATCTAGCCACCAAAACATGGCAAATTACTATGTTGCTTATTATGGGAAATTTGATGACAGACCCATTGATAGCTCCCTAAATGGACTATCTTAGTGCCTCTAATCCCACTCGTTTAAAATGATTAACGAGTTTAGATTTCTATATTTGTAGGAATTTGAGCATCACATGCATTCCAAAGCGTTATGGGCAGTTCATGATTAATTTGAAGTTATTAGGAGCTTACCAAAGCATCCAGGGCTTCAAAGgagaaaaaatgttaaaaataccCCTAAAGGCCCTAGCGTTGCTCTGCCATGTGCTGCTAGAGATGGCACGCAAGACAAAAAGCATCAGCAGGGGATAGGGCCACGATGCCGTAGCATACTGCAGCTCCCGCACGCACTGCAGAAACATTTTGCCCAGCTCATAGAACCGCGAAGTTGTAAGTGGCATTGCAGTGTTCTTGACAAGCATTATATATACTTCTTATCATTTTAGGGTTGAAgagaggagagttgtaagctaATTTTGGGCACTCTAAGCTCAGTTTTGGCCACTTTTGCCCAAGACCCATGAGattctttgtattttttacttgtaatGAAGATTTTGGCATTGGTATTTGAGATTTGATGACCGACTAGACACCAAATGTCCATTTAGAGGTTAGTTGGACACTTTTGTTTATGGATTTAATGATTTGATGGAATGTTTATGGGTTTTTCTGATTCTTCATGTTTTTAACTCATTGCTTGAATCTATGTGCAATGAATGTTATATTAATGTGATAGATTAGTCGTCTCAAAGCATTGGTAAGCCCCAAAATAAGGTGCACATATGCTATATATTCGTAATGAaagcatgtttaatttgagtagTAAATAGGTGAAGTTATAGttatggttcgatctctagcGTCACCAAAGTCCCCAATAAAGAAAGATAACAAAATCTAAGGAATAGAAAAGGCATTAGAATCGACGTGGCCAATTTAATCTAATGTTCTAATCAATCAAAGAGCTTAATGCAATTAACTAGTAGTATGACCACTATTTAGTCAATTTAGAAATTGACATCGTATTATGAGTTAATTTTCTATTAAGGGAGTCTTACCAGCATTACTAAATCAGTTGATTAGGCTTGTTAATTAGATAACCCAATTCTTATGATAAATCAATGAATTAACCTATAAATAGCCCAAAGGCCTCTTAATCCACGAAGATAATCTTGTGTTATCCCCTCCACCCCCCCACACCCACCAGTAGTGGAATTCTTGATTTCGGTTACGTACATATATTTGATCGATTGAAAGCCTCGACAACCTTCCATTTATCACCCATCTTTCCAAAATAACGAGATGTTGGCGAATTATACAACTGACAGAAATATTGGAAATCAGAGGGGTCAAGACACATACCATTTGACATATGCTATCTGACAGCTGAAGTGCTTCTTCCCACCTACTAGCTCTGGTAAGCCCCAAAATAAGGTGGACAAATGTACCAAGATCTGGTATTGCACCCTCTCTTAGCATATCATAAAATAACTCAAACGCCTGACCAATCTTAGTTGTATTAGAAAAGCTCTGAATCAAAGTTGTATACATATTCTTCTTAGCAGCCATAGGCATAGAAGCTGATATGACCTCTTTGTGGAGATCCATTGCCAGTTCCAGTCTTCCTGCCTTAACAAAGTTATCAATCAAAACCCTATACAGCAGAATAATTGGAGCAGAATCATTCTTCTCCACTTCCTCTAAAAGCCCAAGAGAGAGAATGAACTCCCGTTTATAGCCTTCAATGACCTTACAGTAGCTCGATACATGTTTTGGCCAATATGtttgtttcatttcttccaaCAGTGCATAAGCCTCATCTAAATGGCCAGCAGCACAGCAGTGGTTGATCAACACCGTGTAGGTGACAAAATTTGGAGCACAACCTTTTGAGCCCATTTCCCTGAAAAGCTCAAGGCATTTATCGACTTTACCAGCTTTCCCAAAGCCATCAATCATTGCAGTGTAGGTCACAACATTTGGTTTACATCCCTTCTCTTCCATCATCAGCATAAGCTTATAAGCTTCATCCGTCTTTGCCACTTTAGAAAGGCCATCAATCATCTCTGTGTAGATAACAACGTTAGGAGCACAAGAATTCTCTAACATTTTGGACAACATCTTCAAAACAAGATCTAGACGTTTATCCTTGAATAGTCTATCAATAAGAGAGCTATAAGTATAGACATTAGGATTATACCCACGCTCTACCATCTTACGAAACACCTCTTGTGCTTCATCCAACTTTCCAGCCTTACAAAACCCATCAATTAGTGCATCATATACAATGGTGTTTGGTTCACAGCCTTCCACAAACATGGTCTCCAACAAGTCACGGGCATCTTTGACTTTATGGGCCTTGCATAAACCATCCACTAAAGCTCCATATGTAACAACATTTGGCTTTTCAGCCacattattttctattttaaaatacaTATCTACGTCAGGAATGTTTGTATCACCTCTCATTCTTGCATAAATCTGACAAGCTTTTTCTATATTCCCTGATTTACAATAGCCATCAATTAAAGCTGTATATGTAATGACATTAGGAAGACAACCCTTCGCTATCATTAACTCAAAAAGTTCATTAGCAATAGAAACTTTCTTAGCCTTAAGGTATGCATGGATGAGGGTTGTATAAGTCACCACAGTAGGTTCACAGCCATCTCTTACCATTTCATCTAGCCAATTGTGAGCTTGTTTAATGAGGCCAGCTTTAGAAAAACAATCAATTAAAATTGTGTATGTATAAACATCAGGAACCACACCAGTCCCTTTCATTTCTTTAAAAAGCAGAAAGGCATTTTCCACCCTGGATGCATTACATAGAAAACCAATCGCTTCAGAATATGTAGAGGTATCAGGTATAAAACCATTACCCACCATTTCATGGATTACTTTATGAGCTTTCTCAAATTTCCCAAAGCCACAAAGGCATCGAGCAAAGCTAACAACGTTGACCTTATTTAGAACAGTTCCGGCAGAAAGCATCTCATTGTAAGCTTTCTCAGCCAACTCAAATGTAACTGGCCCAGGTAATTCTTCACCGCTACAAATACTGCCAATTAAGATATTGTAAACCACATAGCCAGGTTTGCATtcacatttttccattttcttaaGCAACTTATATGCATATGAAAAATCACCTGATTTGCAATAAGCATGAACAAGAGAATTAAATATCGTATAACTCGGAAAACAGCCTTCTGCAATCATCATGCTTAGAATTCTCTTGCATCGACCCAACTGTTTTTTATTCAAACAGCCACAAAGCAATATCTTAAAAGTCTGATCATTAGGGATGCAAGAACTAGACCGCATCCTGTTCAAAAAATCCATTGCTTCTTCAAAAAATGAAGCTTCGCACAGTCCAGATATCATCTTATTATAAAGAATTGTATTAGGGACAAAATCTTCCTTCTCAATTAATGAGAGGGCTTCTCTCCATTTACCCACTTTGCAGAGAGCTTGAACAAAAAAACCAAGAGTAAACTCATCCATACTAAATCCTAATTCTGCCATTTCCCTATGAACCAAATGAGCAGTGTCCAACTTATCCGCCCTGAGAAAGACTTGAATTAAAGCATTATAAGTTAATCGGGTAGGCTTGTACCCAAAGTCCTTAAGCCTCCCGAGCTCTTCTAATGCTATATTCCACAACCCATTTCGGCAGCACTTCCTAATCGACACATTAAGCAACTTCCCAAGCACTTTTTTGTCAGCACTCTTAATTTCCAGAAGAAACTGCTCGGGCACTGGATCATAAGTACCACGCTCGTAAACATCTAACAACGCATTGTACACTGACGGAGTATGATTGTAACCAATTTGTCGACCCGCCCATAAAAAGAACTTGACACAAAGTTCACGACTTCCCAAAAGACTCAAAATCTCAACCACCAAATCTGGATTCAACTTCTGCCTGAACTGCCTAAGTAATTTATAGGTTTTGTCCCCGAACCCATCATCACAATTTCGAATTGCATCTAATATTGAAATGGCCTCGTTTGAAATCTTACCAGTATCGAGCGTCTGGTCTAGAGAACCGGAGTCAGCATGAGAATCCAACAACGAATCACGCAGAAACGAGACTTCTTGGGGCGAAAAGCATTGGACCCGCGAACTATCAGACGAAAGCGACTCGTCCGGATCAACCAATCCTTTGAGATCGTCCGAAGGAGAAGTGGAGTGGTGGGCAATGGGGGAGGAAAGGGTTTGGCGATATACACTGACGGAAGAATGGGAGAATATCGGAAATGGGTTTGAAGAGAAGACGGCGTTGGATCTAAATGGAGAAGAAACGAAGGAAACTGAGAGAAATTGGAGAGATTTCAGTCCCCTTCTGCTCATTACTCACTGTGAGGAACTTGGAAATGGGATTTTGTAGGATTGGGTTTTTGGAGGGTTTATTTGATGAAAGGCAAAATCAGACTGTAGAAAGCTTGCAGTTTGTtcgttttttccttcattttcttttctttttttttttcctggacAAACTATCTTTTCATGTTCAAGAATAAGTatgtttagttttcaaaatatacctttttagttcgtgaattttttaaaataaatgtatttgatcaaattttaaaaatatatacttttagttgccaaaattttaagaataagtttGAAAggttttttaattagtttttattttcattttatataattatatgaaattttgaattacaaaaatatgtttgaaaaataattttagagaaaagaggtaattttaaaaaaaataattttctgatttaaaataacaataaaaaaaatgtaggaaccttttaaatacattttaaaaaattcaatgacaaaaaatgtacattttgaaaacttatgtaTCAAATGAACCTACTCTAAAAAACTAAGAGTTAAAAaggtttattttgaaatttcaaagacaaaacacacatattttttcaaaactCGAAGATTAAAAaggtcatttttcctttttttttttttctttcttttcctcccTCAACCTGTGGATATTTCTATAAACGAATTAAATTATTAAGGgcaaaatacatttttggtccTTGAGATTTGAATATTTAGTCCTTTTCAAACAAGATGTTTTAGTCTtgagatttgaaaattaattctaaattatccTGAATTAAATTGACAGATAGTTGacctaataaaaaaatgatgttgTGGTTAACTTATTGATTTGACTATGATGAAGTGAAAACTTTAAATGAATCGgcaaaatatattgattttatatttttttagggtTTAGTCTTTTCATCTCCTCCCTTTCTTTCCATCCCCTTCCTCCTTCCTCACCTTCTATTAACCATCCTTCGATGGGCATCAACTCCCAAAATCTTCCTCTCTGTTAATGAAAATTATGGTTTTTGTTTATTCCAATTATGTATGAGCAATAGCTCTCCTAATTAGTGTTCTCATTATATTGTATTATGGAGTGTGTATTTAGTCTTCCATTCATCTTTGTAAAAGTATGCagattattcaataaaatacaCAAAACAACATGGTATAGAGTCATGCACTAGGGTCTTTGCACCTCCAGCGTTTTAGACTCCATTAGATCTACAGTCATTTCAGTAGATCTGCACCTGTCGTTAAACCCTAACCTAGATCCGTCGTCATTATTGTCGTTGTGCTCTATCATCGCCCACCTCAAATTTGTGTTGTCGCTTAGTCATCGTCACCTTTACAACCCACCTTTTACTACAATCTATCGCTCCAAAAAAATCCAAGCTCGTTGTACTCTAATCTACTCACCACCTCGTCCTTTATCGTTGGTACCAGACTCGTCGTTGTTGGTCTCTGCGCGTGTGCCAGATTTGTCGTCATGGGTTCTTTATCACCATCACCTAGTCCTCCATCGATGGAAATAGATTTGTCGTCGTGGACTCAGCCTCTTTGCTCATAAGTCTTTctttgttgggattagtgtcctaaatctcttggcTCTCGTAGTTTGTGaatttgtataaacaaattgttattaataaaacaagagttattttatttatgcattaactcaatccaataaactaagatctaaggttattttatataacttaaacatgtatgtggttgacatataggtggatcatgtttaagtaataacttaaatggtctgtagtatatggataaggttggggtGACATTACAGATACACCCCCATTGTTATAATAGTTGTAAActgttacaaacgatgtgattctaatcgttcatgtggagacatgcgaatgagagtatcctatacaagtttgtataagactgatctgcgaaatgattagtctctctttataatgtcGTTACTTGAGGAGATTAAcgtttcaataggatgaccataggcgaCTCaacctaaatcctaagtgagttgtgaatttctatctatgaaggtgatccttttgaactatatgggtgagagtgaccagattcgctgactcaatatgcctggaaacatagctacacaagatgaaatccACTCATTTggttttagggtaagtagatgaattgctcccttaagggttgattttgctTGAATAATGAGACgtttcaccctctcattggctagaaaggggtctagtttatagttggactataactaattgttcattagagggatcagtggtacttaagaagttagatgtaactacaggggtaaaacggtaatttgacccaattgtagttacgaacaatttgtgaatggtcgacttactgttgattggttttatccatgacacaaaaatatatctgcaatgtgaagagtgcagttgtggatctttagtggagtgacatgtagttaataaatgttgattaattactttaaaattttaattaattaatctcgtatcattggaatttctaatctgtaagtccattaggtcaccttgctaactcactaaggataaaataaGGAATAAAtggttttggaataatttgaattgttcaaattattcaaggaaaattttatattaatatgcttaatataaagtataatgtatatggatacattataatacatagttaattatgaatattatttataattaatactatgtataagagaaataaatatttgaataaattcaaatattaattatatgaatgtgattcatataaatactataggttaaatttaatatgaatgagattcatattaaagttataggttatgtgagaggatgtcatttgaatatgattcaaatgaaatttagatatatgatatttagttattaattaattaataattatttaatattattagtttaattatatgttaagTAAGActtaggaaaattcttataaatagaaaaatcccaaaaatatttatactttatagcaaaaagttctaaaagtaGCTAAGTACTTTGactacttttggaacttttcactataaaatgtaaatatcttttaaatatcttttaatatttaaCAAGACCCCTAAGATTCATTACTTatttagtatatattatatttaatgagAATATTCGCATTAACTGGAGGGGAATTGTAACTTTCCCTCCATAAAGTCTCTCACCGTGATTACAGAGTGTGTGATTCTGTAATGGTTACAGATAGAGAATACagaattttttttgtagaaCATTATCTCTCTCAAAAGAATTCACTCAAAACTCTCTGCATTATTCCCTTCCTTCTTCCAAACCATAAACAGGTCCCACAATTTGTGTTCCTTGCctgagaatagcaaggaagtCCTTTTGGTGGTGTCCCCTGTTCGTGATCTGTTCGATTCGTGGGAAGACACTGCAGTAAGTTGAGTATGAGGGAGACCTAGTTCGTACTGTCCCAGAGGAGGAGAGAAGTGAGGTGAGGagtagtcttcaaaggtaagttccTCCTTATTCTTTATCCTCTCAAAAGCATGCTTATATTAGTTCTATTTATCTCtgttttttctcttaattttatgttttcgaAATTGTTTTAACATTGGCACATCGTTCATACACTTCTACgaggaattcaattccttcattCTTCTACCCTAAATCCACTCAGACTCCTCACACTGCCGCTTTACTCCATTTAGTCCCTCACGCGCGCCGCCCTTCTCCTCTGGTTATATCCCTTACGCGCGTCGTTGCTCTAGCCATCCGATATTTTTTCGTGTGGAATTTTGTCTAGATTCAGTGTCACCTACCTGATCCGACATCTTTTAATCCTAGCCCATCCGACATCATTTCAGGGTAGATTTTCCTCGTCCTTAGTCGTTACAGCCCTAATTCGGTCATGTTCAACTCAGATCTATTAACCGTGAGTTCTTTATTCCCATCGCTCGAATTAGATTAGCCACCGTGGGCCTTAGTtcccctaattgttccaacttttgagtcacaataacttgtatttctacaagttatcatatacctttggggtatcctacaaagaggcacaacctcgaacgtggttccaatttctttggattagcgtcaagcacatatgctagacaaccccatatgcggaagtgatgcaaactagctttacgcccattccacaactccaaaggtgttctcgcaacactcttgagaggaacacaattgaggatataagctgcagtctccactacaataacccaaaacgagttcggtaaggaagtgtaactcatcatcgaccgaaccatgtccaacaaggttctgtttctcctctccgctacaccattctgctaaggtatACTTggcgttgagagttgggaaacgattccatgttctggaactccgaatccaaaaactttccacctcgattcgatcgaagtgttttaattcgtctatccaaaACCAACAAAATTCACACTTTGTAAATTCAaggaaagctttaaacagaggcaattaacccataaacattcatcaacaaccatccacaaacacatttaacacttaaatgcaatgcagaaaaatgataacgggcagaaatgcaagttattacagcgcaaaataacaataatggattacgacggtaaaaatatataaaattgcgtccaaaagcattaagtttataacattgcaatcgcatgcgtccatcgcattaaaaactactaacttatgtattttgtgcagaaaatgcacTGGCGCAAGgcggaattgcgatccaaaaaaattaacgtccgagcacATTAAGAGATTACAACCacaagactatgcgatcatttgcatTCTCGAAAATCTGTTCAAGAAGATGGCtgcatagagccgacgcatcaaggtgaaagcttaataaatcacgatgggacagaaagctgatgacagttgaTTCCAAATTAacttgacaagccgttaacgacactgtagcaagtacactcaacttttcgatgacaattattcggcgcattagACAGAggattaatgacatcccatcagtgcaatcatttgagagaaaaatatcttcaccctaaagttctataaataccgaaggccaccttcattgaaGGAGCTCGCCCAGTTCAAAGAGTTCACCATATAAaagatagttagccttgttcatagttttcttatacttagaaggcggaagcgagataAGGGAAAAGATGCTAGAAGATTGTCTTGgacagctcgagagagtgccagggagcgtggaaaacaaagagagggccgactcttgcaaGAGTAAGAATATCTTtcgagcagagtagagaagaacagtgtaaaagtcttgggaagcaagaaattgctaccaggctctttatctctatttcacattgtcattctgtatttcgatttcatatatagaatgaaacttacatttctacatctgttcactctctttataatacgcatgagtaactaaacttttgaatgggttgtgaagtacttagctaacatgacctaggatcttcattgcatgcgatcatcttgtcttatgttgcgtccatcaccctttagagctactcaagaaagagtctaaagaaagaacctaagacttgagaaagctaagttagaatctagactcgagagagcaagattatatttgcataagcaagagatagagacttagagataagctctgtttgccaacatgcatcgcatgcaccctagagataggttatagTAGTAtacggtcgccttgtgtatgtgtatgtcattcgtcatcgcatagacaataatagaggcttaaacgtaggtcctatagacaccatcgcatacatcgcatgcattctaaaactagaagccatagaatttgcattgagagatgacttgctattatgtatgtagcatgatcgcataacataaatacaatcttaggaagtgttagctaaaacccttctcaactcgttcccccgcatactcgcatctttcgtattattaactcttttctcaactccaccgcataaactttatacttcaaacaacataccaaccaacgtattgttttatttgtcatcCCAAAGagatctaaaattaccatcgcatatgtttccttagtccctgtgttcgaccctgggcttaccaggcaactcagtaggatttatacttggatcttgctaagaaaaaTTACATACATaatgcatattccaccatcgcattctacaccattatttcatcgcattaacaaaatgcatcaagtttttggtgccgttgccggggactacgacaatacattgtgctaacagtaattttttttattttctttgcagctttcaatcttTGGTGAATTacaacccagagattgaaagaatgtTCTGACGAAGATTGAGAAACAACCGGCAACAGCAAAAAGACAGAACTCCAAGAATGGCAAAACAACCGGAAGAGAGGGCCGCAAACgcaaa
This genomic window from Benincasa hispida cultivar B227 chromosome 4, ASM972705v1, whole genome shotgun sequence contains:
- the LOC120075462 gene encoding pentatricopeptide repeat-containing protein At1g06710, mitochondrial, which encodes MSRRGLKSLQFLSVSFVSSPFRSNAVFSSNPFPIFSHSSVSVYRQTLSSPIAHHSTSPSDDLKGLVDPDESLSSDSSRVQCFSPQEVSFLRDSLLDSHADSGSLDQTLDTGKISNEAISILDAIRNCDDGFGDKTYKLLRQFRQKLNPDLVVEILSLLGSRELCVKFFLWAGRQIGYNHTPSVYNALLDVYERGTYDPVPEQFLLEIKSADKKVLGKLLNVSIRKCCRNGLWNIALEELGRLKDFGYKPTRLTYNALIQVFLRADKLDTAHLVHREMAELGFSMDEFTLGFFVQALCKVGKWREALSLIEKEDFVPNTILYNKMISGLCEASFFEEAMDFLNRMRSSSCIPNDQTFKILLCGCLNKKQLGRCKRILSMMIAEGCFPSYTIFNSLVHAYCKSGDFSYAYKLLKKMEKCECKPGYVVYNILIGSICSGEELPGPVTFELAEKAYNEMLSAGTVLNKVNVVSFARCLCGFGKFEKAHKVIHEMVGNGFIPDTSTYSEAIGFLCNASRVENAFLLFKEMKGTGVVPDVYTYTILIDCFSKAGLIKQAHNWLDEMVRDGCEPTVVTYTTLIHAYLKAKKVSIANELFELMIAKGCLPNVITYTALIDGYCKSGNIEKACQIYARMRGDTNIPDVDMYFKIENNVAEKPNVVTYGALVDGLCKAHKVKDARDLLETMFVEGCEPNTIVYDALIDGFCKAGKLDEAQEVFRKMVERGYNPNVYTYSSLIDRLFKDKRLDLVLKMLSKMLENSCAPNVVIYTEMIDGLSKVAKTDEAYKLMLMMEEKGCKPNVVTYTAMIDGFGKAGKVDKCLELFREMGSKGCAPNFVTYTVLINHCCAAGHLDEAYALLEEMKQTYWPKHVSSYCKVIEGYKREFILSLGLLEEVEKNDSAPIILLYRVLIDNFVKAGRLELAMDLHKEVISASMPMAAKKNMYTTLIQSFSNTTKIGQAFELFYDMLREGAIPDLGTFVHLILGLTRASRWEEALQLSDSICQMDINWLQREDTP